A single region of the Chionomys nivalis chromosome 23, mChiNiv1.1, whole genome shotgun sequence genome encodes:
- the LOC130865104 gene encoding serum amyloid A-3 protein-like has product MKPSIAIILCLLILGVDSQRWFEFIKEAGQGTRDMWRAYSDMREANWKGADKYFHARGNYDAAQRGPGGAWAAKVISDAREGIQRVIGRGAADSRADQFANRWGRSGRDPNYFRPVGLPSKY; this is encoded by the exons ATGAAGCCTTCCATTGCCATCATTTTGTGTCTCTTGATCCTGGGAGTTGACAGCCAAAGGTGGTTCGAGTTCATTAAAGAAGCTGGTCAAG gaACTAGAGACATGTGGCGAGCTTACTCTGACATGAGAGAGGCCAACTGGAAAGGCGCGGACAAATACTTCCATGCTAGAGGGAACTATGATGCTGCCCAAAGGGGACCAGGAGGAGCCTGGGCTGCTAAAGTGATCAG TGATGCCAGAGAGGGTATTCAGAGGGTCATAGGACGCGGAGCAGCAGACTCAAGAGCTGACCAGTTTGCCAACAGATGGGGCCGGAGTGGTAGAGACCCCAACTACTTCCGACCTGTTGGCCTGCCTAGTAAATACTGA